In one window of Gossypium hirsutum isolate 1008001.06 chromosome A01, Gossypium_hirsutum_v2.1, whole genome shotgun sequence DNA:
- the LOC107916985 gene encoding uncharacterized protein isoform X1 translates to MEIGRQKLQPRRRRRGDGCGGSEISVQELHLLILNGGCQRKRQTLQRIKGTNDCKHENSKSRIIKREPSFQRKKRKMQARKRNFKLAVAARMQCRTSQTHHQQRKRLKSVNRRMKRLRLEMKEISEEKKEIKVGQKMVREKFEAIELECEELRKETILITQQTANTQIRLALMFQILKARQNQELDKATILTHALRDLIERGNQQRKL, encoded by the exons ATGGAGATTGGCAGACAGAAACTTCAGCCACGACGGAGGCGGCGGGGGGATGGATGTGGTGGGAGTGAAATCAGCGTCCAAGAGCTTCATTTGCTCATTCTCAATGGAGG TTGTCAGAGGAAAAGACAGACACTCCAACGTATTAAAGGGACAAATGACTGTAAACATGAGAATTCAAAATCACGCATTATTAAAAGGGAGCCAAGTTTTCAG aggaaaaaaaggaaaatgcaAGCGAGAAAGAGAAACTTCAAGCTAGCAGTGGCAGCGAGAATGCAATGCAGAACATCGCAGACACACCATCAG CAGAGAAAAAGGTTGAAAAGTGTAAACAGACGCATGAAAAGGTTAAGACTGGAGATGAAAGAAATAAGTGAAGAGAAAAAAGAGATAAAAGTTGGGCAAAAAATGGTAAGAGAAAAATTTGAAGCCATTGAATTAGAATGCGAGGAACTTCGAAAGGAGACTATCCTTATAACACAACAAACTGCGAACACTCAAATCCGCCTTGCTCTTATGTTCCAAATCTTGAAAGCTAGACAAAACCAAGAGCTTGACAAGGCAACCATACTCACGCATGCTCTTCG TGACTTGATAGAGAGAGGGAACCAACAAAGGAAGCTTTGA
- the LOC107916985 gene encoding uncharacterized protein isoform X2, which yields MEIGRQKLQPRRRRRGDGCGGSEISVQELHLLILNGGCQRKRQTLQRIKGTNDCKHENSKSRIIKREPSFQRKKRKMQARKRNFKLAVAARMQCRTSQTHHQRKRLKSVNRRMKRLRLEMKEISEEKKEIKVGQKMVREKFEAIELECEELRKETILITQQTANTQIRLALMFQILKARQNQELDKATILTHALRDLIERGNQQRKL from the exons ATGGAGATTGGCAGACAGAAACTTCAGCCACGACGGAGGCGGCGGGGGGATGGATGTGGTGGGAGTGAAATCAGCGTCCAAGAGCTTCATTTGCTCATTCTCAATGGAGG TTGTCAGAGGAAAAGACAGACACTCCAACGTATTAAAGGGACAAATGACTGTAAACATGAGAATTCAAAATCACGCATTATTAAAAGGGAGCCAAGTTTTCAG aggaaaaaaaggaaaatgcaAGCGAGAAAGAGAAACTTCAAGCTAGCAGTGGCAGCGAGAATGCAATGCAGAACATCGCAGACACACCATCAG AGAAAAAGGTTGAAAAGTGTAAACAGACGCATGAAAAGGTTAAGACTGGAGATGAAAGAAATAAGTGAAGAGAAAAAAGAGATAAAAGTTGGGCAAAAAATGGTAAGAGAAAAATTTGAAGCCATTGAATTAGAATGCGAGGAACTTCGAAAGGAGACTATCCTTATAACACAACAAACTGCGAACACTCAAATCCGCCTTGCTCTTATGTTCCAAATCTTGAAAGCTAGACAAAACCAAGAGCTTGACAAGGCAACCATACTCACGCATGCTCTTCG TGACTTGATAGAGAGAGGGAACCAACAAAGGAAGCTTTGA
- the LOC107917536 gene encoding uncharacterized protein, which produces MLSLNVRLMGRKRKIAKRSRKRRLARLKAEMEGIRKEQKSINEGQRQVRKRMEAIGEECQQLSIETNKVIRQTAVTQIRLAIMFILKARQDGDIAKASHLTHLLRETMGRA; this is translated from the exons ATGCTTTCACTTAATGTCAGATTGATGGGACGAAAG AGGAAGATTGCAAAGAGAAGTAGGAAAAGAAGATTGGCGAGGTTGAAAGCAGAGATGGAAGGGATAAGGAAAGAGCAAAAAAGCATAAATGAAGGGCAAAGGCAAGTTCGAAAAAGAATGGAAGCCATAGGCGAAGAATGCCAACAACTCAGCATTGAAACTAACAAAGTAATCCGACAAACGGCTGTGACTCAAATCCGATTGGCTATCATGTTCATCCTCAAGGCACGACAAGATGGCGATATTGCTAAGGCTTCCCATTTAACTCACTTGCTTCG TGAAACAATGGGGAGGGCGTAA